The nucleotide sequence gaaatcaGCCGTCGGGTCAAAGAAGTGGGCAGCCAACTGGTCAAAAAAGTCAATGCTATATTTCAGTTGGATATAACTAAAGACGGGAAGACCATTGTCCAGTGGACGGTTGATTTGAAGAATGGATCTGGAGAAGTCTACTCAGGATCAGCAAGGAGCCCAGCTGACACTGTGTTTACAATTCCTGACCATATCTTTATGGAGCTGGTGCTGGGCAAAACCAATCCTCAAAGGGCTTTCTTTGCTGGCAAGCTGAAAGTGAGTGGCAAAGTGATGCTGGGGCAGAAGCTGGAAAAGATTTTCAAAGACTGTGCTAAAttctaaaagaggaaaagaccAGAGGAGTGACCAAGACCATCTCTTAAATTTCCTAACCGCACAGAAAGTGCTCGaactgaagattaaaaaaaaaaatccaatatttttaCTCAAATTCTTCCTATACGAGTTTTGACCTGCTGATGTGTAATTTGCCACGAATGTGTTCCTAGTGCAGTAAACTGTCTTGGAGTGAATGGCCTTAAATCTGGTCTCTTTTTCCATTCTGCTGTCACACCTAAATTACATTCAGTGGCATAAAATTTGACAATATAGAAtttgtatgttttttaaaagaaaaacatacaaacattttaatatggaaatggctaatcataataatataaatttatattctaattatCAATTTCCTGAAAATttgtacttaaaatatttttaaaagttttgtctTTTATGGGAAAAGAGTCTTAGaaaaattggggaataactgGTTTTGACTCAGTAACTTTGGAAAATATCATAGGCAGTTCAAAACTAAAAAGGATTCCCCCAAATTCATATTAACAGATGAGAAAGTAGGAATAAGGACTCTTTAATATGTAATGAATTCTAGCCTAGTTAATGCAGATTCCAAAGGAGACAAGTGTACAACTAGTGGGAAATTTAGGCAGTAGAGATTCATTTAATTATGGGTTCATGATTTAGAAGGGCTATTGAAAGGTAAAGAAAGTTCCCTTGTCTCCTATAATGACTTTATCTAAACCATTCTTAACAGATGATAAAATTTTATTCCATCTTAAAAACTTTCAGAGAAACTGGTTCCATAGATTCTTTCAGTAATCCATCCATATGTTTCAAATCTGTCAACGATTATTTTTATATCTGATGTAACACCTGTACAACCCTCCCACTATAATGCCTTAGTTTTTTCTTGTGAAGTTTGGAAATAGTTTGCCACCTTCTGTAGAATCACTTTTAAGCTTTAATATATGAGTATGAGTAGTGGTAGATTTACCTATTAGAAATCCCAGAAGTCACCTCTGAGGTCAATATGCACAAATGTCTGTTTGTAGAGAACATCTAGCAGGTACATATTCTATACCTTATACATACATCATGGTTCTGGTATTCAGGTTTCATCAATACTCTAACCCTATGGTTCAATCTGTAGGAATTCTTTGGTCTTCTTTTACCCAGTGTCCTTAACATTTAAAATCCCTTGGGTCTTGTTTTCCAATCCCTTCTTGCTTGAGGGGATGACTGTCCTCTAAAtccttctttaaattcttttttttttgtcctttgaaaaaattcatttaattaattaatttagaatatttttttcattgttatatgattcatgttctttcccttccctcctcccaccccctcctgtagccaatgagcaattccattgggttttacatgtggcattgatcaagacctatttgcatattattaatatttgcactaggatgatcattgagtctacatccccaatcatatccccatgaacccatgtgatcaagcagtcgTTTTTCTGCTGTGTTTgaattccacagttctttctctggatgtgaatagcattcgtATAAGTCCCTCAtcattgtcttggattattgcattgctgctagtagagaagtttttttttttgtgatttgaaaatttttatttaatttagaaccTTCCTTAAATTCTAAATCTGCTGAAGTTAATTAGCTTTTCCTTAGAAAAAGGCACCATATATCAGAACAAACTGACCAGTGCTATCAAAATTACATTTTCCCACCTGTGAAATGAAGAGATCACATTTGGAGAGAGCTCAGTAAAAATAGAAATCTGCTGGACATAATGAGAAATGCTAGAGCAAACCTGGGATGACAAATAGAGGGTATGGAAGTCCATACTGCATGTTTGACTCCATAACACGCTTCCATAAATTAAGAACATGAAAAAGATCATCTAGCCTCAGGACTAATCTTATGCACTGGAGGCATACTAGAGTTTGAGAAATTCTAGAATTTCTTAAGGGCCAGGATGGGAGGTTGAGAGATTAAGAGAACTTTTGAGAGTGTAGTGCTAGTCTCAGGATCAACCAGATGTCTGAGACCTGGTGAAAAAGGACATATAATCTGTGAAGTGAAGAGATCAAAagataatattgattctgagcAAGGGAAAATGGAATAATGAATGTTCAGAATCTTAAAGGTTGTTGTCTAGGAAATGAGATTACCTCATAATCAGGGTGGGGCTGCCCCTAAGGACAATGAGCCATTTATTTGCCTGTTGGCTTCTGGGCAGGATATACTTTTCAACATGACCAAAGAGAGTTGGCTTTCTCATTGATCTGTAACTTCATTGTCCTATTCATTCAGGTCTCCCTCACATTTACAGGGACATGTCCAGTGAAAAATGTTAACTTCTTTGGACTTCAATGCAATGTGGGAGGCAGTGCAGCTCAGTGGAGATGGCATTGAACTGGGAGTCCTGGGACCTCAGcttgaatcccagttctgtcaCAATCTACTTGTGTAattgagcaaatcatttctttggacctcagattccttatttatcaaatgagaaggttagattaaatgatcctaagatcctcccatctctagatctatgatcttatagtTCTTTAAACAGATCTTCAGTGAAAAATGGACCATTTTCTTGAATTAGAACTTAGGCAACACATAGGAACTTTGGGGCATGTTAGTCATGACTAAATCCAGAAGCCTAGGCTGAGATGGAGAATGCACACCAAACAGGATTTGTTTCTAACTTCAGAAAATGGTGGATGGGTATAGTACTTACACTGTAAGAGGTTTTGAAAAAGTGGTTCACACATTTCTCTCCATCCTAAACTTAGCAGTAAGTATTGCAAAACCATACGGTTCCaattactgataaggaaacttgAAGCTCCTCAAAGGTAACTTAAGTAGTTTTTAGACCAGATTTTGGACCTTGAGGCCAGTTAGtctaattctcattttatagatgagggaccCCAGAGCCATAGAGATGAACTGATTTGCCCTAAGGTCGCACAGGTAGTTTAAGAGACAAAGTTGGAACTTGAGCTTGGATCCTACTCCCACATACTGTCTCACTGCCTTCTACATTGCATCGATGGGGCAGAGGATGTGTTAACATTTTTCACTGGACACTTTAACATATAAGAGAGGCCCAAATGAAAAATACATATTGCCAAAGCTATggttttccagtagcaatgtatggctctaaGGAAAGTTGAGTTCCATAGAATCAATGCTTTTGAATTATGgtactggagaagacttttgagagtcctttgaacagcaaggagatcaaaccagagagtaaaagaaattagtttagaccagtaatgggcaaactacgaccAGTGGGCTAGAtgtgcccccctgaaatgttctatcctgctgtgtgacattattcctaatctgacaaataccaagagtaggatacaatgaaagagttgtcttagaaaaagactgacggatgagcattttctttactttggccccctctttaaaaggtttgctcATGACTATTCTTTagaaggacaaatactgaagccGAAGCTTAAATTCTTTGGTCACATAATGGGAAGATAGgtggttgttcagttatttttcagttgagtccaattctttgagatgctatttggagttttcttggcaaaggtcctgaAGTAAAGTTTTGCCaatcccttctccagctcattttacagatgaggaaactgaagcaaacagagttaagtgacttgcccaggttcatgcaactaggaagtatctgaaagcagatttgaatttaggaaaataaatctttctgtctccaggtccaggACTTTATCCACCAATACCTGGCACAATGCCTGTTAAAcagaagtacttaataaatcccTATTTATTGTGTGGCCATGGTTGATGAGCTCTCATCCAGGAAACCCAAGTTACTCCATAACCAGGGTGCAGCTGCCCCCAAAGACAATGAGTCCATTTGCTGGCTTCTGGAGCTAGCAACACTTTTCAACATGACAAAGACAGTTAACTTCCTTGCTGAACTGTAactttcattgttgttgttgagttgttcagttgtgtttgactctttgtgacaccttGGACTATAACACACCAGTCCCTTCTATCCTTCattatctctcaaagtctgtccaagctcatggtCATGCTTCCATGACACTTTCTATCCATCTCATTCTCTGctgttcccttttccttttgccttcaatctttcctaaCATTAGGGTCTTTTCTAGTGACTCTTGTCTTCTCGTTATGTGGCTAAAGTATTTAAGCATCAATATCTGTCATTTCCAAGTGTAAtctgaattcatttctttaagtATCGGCCAGTTAGATGTCCTTTGCTGTCCAAGGGACACTCAGAAGTCTTCTTCAGCATCACAATTCAAGAGTGTTGATTCTCTGGTCCTTAGCTTTCCTTGTAAGTCAAACTCTTAAAGCCATATGTTGCTACTGGAAAAGTCATAGCTTTGACTATCCAGACTTTTGttggcaaggtgatgtctctgttTTTTAGTATACTATCCATATTTACCaaatagctttccttccaaggaacaaaaatcttttaattcCATCACTGCAGTTGCCATCTGTAGTGATCTTCGAACCCTGTATAACAtagcatattatattttatgaatataaaatctgaatataaaatataaaaataggatataaaatctgacactatttttatttcttttccctctatttgcCAGAAGTGATgggattagttttttttttttaatgttaaatgtTGTGtgaagatgcaaagcatggaatccctgcaaaggtacagggagagcctcacccagaattccaggagaactcccctggagaactttgggtgaggggcagttgagaagggttgaagacagttaatttgggGAATTGGATGTGAGGAGAGACTCAGCTTGTTTTCTCCTGAcatggggtttctcctgagaaaccattgtagcttaagccagtagtttctactcatagagttagcctatttgtcatttctattcttcattaatataattatataattatttagtaattagagagtaagatatttatctatagcaagagagccagttttagttaagtgcttcatccctccagggaggagggggaatggggcatcaatttaacagtttagggtcacctttcatttatcctaaacccttcatggatttatataattttccttgttaattcctaatataactttttaccttcaaagctgtgcctgataattatttggaagatacttacaattcagtctgaacttctagattgaatcctgttggctgccagtctAAGaactcctctgtcctcaacagttagataaataatttctatatatctcctctaactgacctgagaggaatataaatttaagaaaggaacattattggagtttcagccataagagaaacttaccagaagaatcctattcctgtcttcattaccaactgaagaagaagcagttagagggggaggggtttgagagccaggagtgttttaccccctcctgtcctcactgtaacctgtcaatctctggctcttaacttaaagcgctatttggccctgaaaccatttatctgcttctccaaactaactgttattataatcataacataaACTTCAGGTCAGCTTTTATACTCTCCTCTTTCACTCTCATCAAAAGACTTTTTAATCCTTTACTTTCTGACATCAGAGAGATGTTATTTACATATCTGAGACTGTAGATTTTCTCTTGGCAATCTTAATTCTggctttttaatttattcaggCTGGCATTTTACATAATGTACTctgcatataaattaaataaggtgacaatatacAGCTTTGTTGTATTTCTTTCCCAGTCTTAACCCAACCAGTTGTTCCATGTTCAGTTCTAAgtgttgcttctttttttttaaacctttactttatgtcttagtaccaattctaagaaagaagagtggcaaaagCCAGGCAgtcaggttaagtaacttgcccagagtcacacaactaggacatatctgagaatagatttggaaccaaatcttcttgacttcttgactccaggcctagtattcTACTCCTTGTGCTACAAAGCTGACCCTTAACTGTTGTTTCTTGTTCTGGAACcctcttgctttctccataatccagtgaatgttggcaatttggtttcTAGTTCCTTAGCCTATTCAAAAACTAGCTGCCACACTCATAATTCTTGTTTCACATAGTGCTGAAGTCTAGCTTGCAAAATCTTAAGCAAAACTTTGCCAGGGTGTGAGATGAGCACAATTGTtcagtaatttgaacattcttttgcATTGTCCTTCTTTAGGATAGGTGCTAGAATACAAGGATGAAAATGAGGcagtctttattttttccctttggattttttattttaataacaaaatctccacttaagttttctgaagttatatgatccatattgtctccatttattcttccctcccttctcccagagctgccaatcaattcagtctgggttatatatatatattatgcatattattttaagtgaataattttataaaaccaaaaccctccaaaatatacccaaataaataagtggtaAGTTATatgtttcatctgcatttctattctaacagttctttctctggaggtggatagcattcttttttgtaagtccctcagaattgtcctggatcattgtattgctgttagtagcaaagtctatcacattcgaTTATTCCACGATATTGCAGTTactgggtataatgttctcctgtttctgcttatttcactctgcaacagtttatgtaggtctttccagccctttctgaaatcttcctgttcatcattccttagagcacaatagtattccatcaccatcatataccacaatttgttcagctatgtCCCATTTGAGgaacatctctttagtttccaattctttgccaccacaaaagagcagctacaaatgtttttatacaaataggtcctttctcattttttaaatctcttttggatacagacctagtagtggtattactggataaaatgagatagtatttcccctcatggagtttacagtcAGACAAGAGACCACATGTTATTaatatgttcattagggagattggtctgtaatttacCTTATCCATTCATGGAGATTCTTCTCTGCTTCTTGGGTAGAGTGAACACTGTTCCAAGCTTATAGAGTACTCTTCTCTGGTACTTGGGGTAGGACTGACCTGCCTTTCTTTCCCAAAGTGTGTTTTTTGAAGGGATGACCCTGCTGGTTTGCTCTGGGGAGACCTGCAGCTGTTTTGTTTCCTTAAAATCTGCTCCCCAGAATACCAGTTTCCCTGTTGTTTCATGGATTGGGCTGGTCCCTGCTCTGCTGCTTCCTTGCCTGGGTGGAGTGACTTGGGTTGGGCAGGTCCCTTGCTCTGGCCTCCGTTGCCTTAGGCACTCCACAGTGTCATTGCCTTAGGCCACATGGAAGTACCTTCATCTCTcctctgttttgcttttaatacCTGTGAAGAGGGGCTTAGGCTGAGCAGGTTTCCCACTTTGCTGCTTTGCTGCCTCAGGGACTCTACTGCCATGTGATAGTACTTaggtttccttctctttctgttttgctACCATTGTTGAGTGACTTAGGCTGGGTCAGCTCCCCATCTTGCCCTCTCTGCTTTCTTTGCCTGTTTGAAGTGATTTGGACTGGGCTTATTCCCATTCTGCAGTTTTGTTATCTCTGGTGAAGTAGAAGCATGTTGGGCTGGTCTGAGTTCTGCCAGCTCCCATAGCTGCTGTGCTCCCTGGGCTACTCTCTCTTCTTACCCCAGTGAGATGTGTTTactctgcttcctttttttttaagtgatttttttttcttttgtgtatgtGTAGGGTTCAGGGaagcagaggtttttttttttttttttttttttaccatcctAGCTCCCAGTATACAACTACTGAGAgacaatgtataaataaatagctatatcaaaatatatacaaaataaacaggaAAAGGCATTATTATggttagagagctggcctcagactTAGGAAGACATGCCTCTGCTACATATGactctagaaaagtcacttagcttctcttgCTCtagtcaactttttaaaaatatatttcttttttttaatactcattgtgcttaatatattttatttttatttttttctagaaaaattttccatggttacacgattcatgcttTTAtgcccccctttcccccccccccaccagctaatgcacatttccactggttttaacatgtgtcatagatcaagacctatttccatattattgatagttgcattggtgtggttgtttagagtctacatcccaaatcatgtctgcatcaacccatgtgttcaagcagttgtttttcttctgtgtttccactcctgtagttcttcctctgaatgtgggtagtgttcttttccataagtccctccagattgtcctggatgcattgttgctagtacagaagtcaattatgttcaattgtaccacagtgtatcagtctctgtgtacaatgttcttctggttctgcttctttcactctgcatcaattcctggagatcttttcagttcacatggaattcctccagtttattattcctttgtgcacaatagtattccatcaccaaccacaatttatttagccattccccaatcaaagggcatcctctcaatttctagttttttgctaccacaaagagtgcagctataaatgtttttgtacatgtctttttccctatgatctctttggggtacaaacccagcaatggtatggttggatcaaagggcaggcaatcttttagctctctttgagcataattccaaattgccatccagaatggttggatcagttcacaactccaccagcaatgcattaatgtcccccaAAAATGTTTCAAAGAAGGTTGGCACCTGTATTCATGGAAGAGTTTTATCATCAGAGAGTTCTCTTTACTAGGTGTtagttttaaaattaacattcaatgcctccaaagtatgatatttataaggatttataaAATGCAGGGAAAGAGTtccaactcacccttcaccacgtGGCCTCTGGTCCCAAAAGTCCAGTGACCACGCCAAAAAACCCATTACAATCCAGCCAATGAAAACCAACAAcaaataggaaaaggcttaaggaattatgggtatggtgaaagggagtttgggtaatatagtttaaaggggtacaaggtcttttcaactttacatcccccctgtgatcctttgggagaccagtctccccaatggatcatgaaaacataatcaaattaaagtttacaataatttagagataaaagggaaataaaagagagaaagaataaaaccaatgttTGGTGCATGCGCCTGCTAATATTTAATTCAAATCACCTgccataccttctgcccacctggctacCTTGCACCAAAGAGACCTCCCCCAATGatctcaggagtcttatactgttctctATGTAATCatacttcctgtctacctgtattacaagaggaatcatgggaaatgtagtttccaagtcccctaaatgccacaggaagtttatgtcatatatttaaatatttaaaactcaaatgaaccccaaataacACTTAAAAGaaccccccaaattccaaataacacatagGCAAATCATAGTCAGTAGAGGGTAATTTGGGGAAGGAGGGCATGAGGAGTCGggaaaatcaagaaaggcttcatttagAAGATGGTACTGATCCACTTGGGTCAAAAATGTAGATTTGGAGAGCcatgtgagaagagagaaagttttAGGTCTGGGGAACAGTTGGTGCAAACCCAAAGACAAATAGAATATTGTGTGTaagaaatagcaagaaggccaatttTGTTGGGCCCTAGGAGAATGTTTGTAGGGAGTAATGTGCAATATGGCTGGCAAGGCATGTTGGGTCCACCTATTAAAGTTCTTTCATTGCCAAACAGAATGGAATGACACAGTTCATCTTGTACTTTAGGAGAATCAGTTTGGCAGCTATTTGATTGGATAGGAGAGACATTTGAGGACAGAAAGGCTATTCTAATAGTCCATCCAAAAATTAGGGGGACATTTATTAGGGTGGTGACCATGTCAGCAGAATGAAGGGGTTATGTATGAGAGATACACACTTTtgagtttaatctacattattcatagtttcctcatcattTTCTTGTCTAGGTCCAcaaaaataaatcaagtcctgatttgagGTATGTTCAATTTCTGAAGTGCAAATGCtcatttttaacttaaaaaattggTTCCATGAGCTGGTTGGATCAGGCTCTCACACACTTCTAGAGGCAGACCACCCATACCTATTTTTCTCTCTTACCTTGAGGTTCCTGATGCCCTCAAAGTCTGTCTGTTGGCTCCCCATTCTCAACTAGGAGACCACTGTGGGATGTCAGGCTAATACTAAACAAAATGCAAACCTCCTGGGGGATCCCTGATACCACTGCAATATTCACAATAACTGACTGTCCACGAACTTGGAGATGACCATTGTGTTGTGGTTCCATAACTCCCAAGAGTCTTTCCTTCCTTACACTGGCCtaatagaatttctttctttctttaaatgccATAAGCATCATCTTCCGCACTGACTTTCCTAATATTCCCTCCAGTTAC is from Gracilinanus agilis isolate LMUSP501 chromosome 2, AgileGrace, whole genome shotgun sequence and encodes:
- the SCP2D1 gene encoding SCP2 sterol-binding domain-containing protein 1, which translates into the protein MWKKERKRSHHQPKIKVAEGVSGTGQYVELNSGPDPSTPKSIQVTEIRSNLIFEEISRRVKEVGSQLVKKVNAIFQLDITKDGKTIVQWTVDLKNGSGEVYSGSARSPADTVFTIPDHIFMELVLGKTNPQRAFFAGKLKVSGKVMLGQKLEKIFKDCAKF